Proteins encoded in a region of the Leptotrichia trevisanii DSM 22070 genome:
- a CDS encoding NfeD family protein encodes MGALFWAILSGTAAILEIIIPGLVTIWFALSALIVMFLANFIEDSLIQFLIFAVLTIIFLIFTRPVLRRYIELQRKTNFDASMKGTDVKIEKVVDTKKTEKEYEVKFKGSIWTGVSEEILSNGEIVKIKGFKGNKIILERK; translated from the coding sequence ATGGGAGCATTATTTTGGGCAATTTTGTCAGGAACAGCAGCAATTCTGGAAATAATTATTCCAGGACTTGTAACAATCTGGTTTGCACTTTCAGCTTTAATTGTAATGTTTCTTGCAAATTTTATAGAAGATTCGCTAATACAGTTTTTAATATTTGCTGTACTTACGATAATTTTCCTAATTTTTACACGTCCAGTCTTGAGAAGATACATTGAATTACAAAGAAAGACAAATTTTGATGCAAGCATGAAAGGGACTGATGTAAAAATTGAAAAAGTAGTGGATACTAAAAAGACTGAAAAGGAATATGAAGTAAAATTTAAAGGTTCCATTTGGACAGGTGTAAGTGAGGAAATATTGTCAAATGGGGAAATAGTTAAAATTAAAGGCTTTAAAGGTAACAAAATAATTTTAGAAAGAAAATAA